From Schaalia sp. ZJ405, one genomic window encodes:
- the serS gene encoding serine--tRNA ligase has translation MIDVRALRENPEPARASQRARGADEGLVDRIIEADAARREALKEFESLRATQKEVSKSVGKASTEERPAILAKAKELAEEVKKAEARSNDLSAEADRLARLLPNIIEGAPTGGEEDYVVLRHEGPAPRDFAAEGFEPQDHLALGEGLDAIDTKRGAKVSGARFYYLKGLGARFELALMTMAMDQAIENGFTPMMTPTLVTPAVMGGTGFLNEHSDEIYYLPADDLYLTGTSEVALAGYHAEEILDLSGGPKRYLGWSTCYRREAGSAGKDTRGIIRVHQFNKAEMFSYARPEDAAQEHERFLAWEEEMLRKVELPYRVIDTAAGDLGTSAARKFDCEAWLPTQNRWMEVTSTSNCTTFQARRLGIRERRDGQMHPVATLNGTLATTRWIVALFENHQQKDGSVRVPEAMRPYLGGLEVLEPTH, from the coding sequence ATGATTGATGTGCGTGCTCTGCGTGAAAACCCCGAACCGGCCCGTGCCTCTCAGCGTGCGCGAGGCGCTGATGAAGGCTTAGTGGATCGGATTATCGAGGCGGATGCTGCCCGCCGTGAGGCGCTCAAGGAGTTTGAGTCGCTGCGTGCCACCCAAAAAGAGGTGTCGAAGTCTGTGGGGAAGGCTTCGACGGAGGAACGCCCGGCGATCCTCGCCAAAGCGAAGGAGCTGGCCGAGGAAGTGAAGAAGGCTGAGGCTCGTTCCAACGATCTCAGCGCCGAGGCTGACCGTCTTGCGCGATTGCTCCCCAACATCATTGAGGGTGCGCCCACAGGTGGCGAGGAAGACTACGTTGTTCTGCGTCACGAGGGCCCGGCTCCGCGTGATTTTGCGGCGGAGGGTTTCGAGCCGCAGGATCATCTTGCATTGGGTGAGGGCTTGGATGCGATCGACACGAAGCGCGGCGCGAAGGTGTCGGGCGCGCGTTTCTATTACCTCAAGGGCTTGGGCGCGCGTTTTGAGCTTGCGTTGATGACGATGGCGATGGATCAGGCGATTGAGAACGGCTTCACTCCGATGATGACGCCGACGCTGGTCACTCCCGCAGTTATGGGAGGCACGGGCTTCCTCAACGAGCATTCGGATGAGATTTATTATCTGCCTGCCGATGACCTCTATCTCACGGGCACGTCCGAGGTTGCGCTGGCGGGCTATCACGCAGAGGAGATCCTCGATCTGTCCGGCGGGCCGAAACGCTATCTGGGGTGGTCGACGTGCTATCGCCGTGAAGCGGGGTCTGCGGGCAAAGACACGCGCGGCATTATTCGTGTCCACCAGTTCAATAAGGCGGAAATGTTTTCCTATGCCCGTCCCGAGGATGCTGCTCAGGAGCATGAGCGTTTTCTTGCCTGGGAGGAAGAGATGCTCCGCAAGGTTGAGCTTCCCTACCGTGTCATTGATACGGCGGCCGGTGATTTGGGGACGTCCGCGGCGCGTAAGTTTGATTGTGAGGCGTGGCTTCCCACGCAGAACCGGTGGATGGAGGTGACGTCGACGTCGAATTGCACGACGTTCCAGGCTCGTCGCTTGGGTATCCGTGAGCGCCGCGATGGTCAGATGCATCCGGTGGCAACGCTGAACGGCACGTTGGCGACGACGCGGTGGATTGTTGCCCTATTCGAGAATCATCAGCAGAAGGATGGGTCGGTGCGCGTTCCCGAGGCGATGCGTCCCTACCTGGGTGGGCTTGAGGTCCTTGAGCCAACCCACTGA